A stretch of the Gossypium hirsutum isolate 1008001.06 chromosome D07, Gossypium_hirsutum_v2.1, whole genome shotgun sequence genome encodes the following:
- the LOC121219596 gene encoding uncharacterized protein, giving the protein MRSVAEFWVDHLFPTIGEAFAEVRREEKRRLVMMGDSKEPKPMTPISNRPTETSALISKGPQPQKRAGNDSGSTRPWCSHCNRVGHTKEKCFKFHGYSEKKQKDNKTAMLSSTTADDVLDVRLTKTQLETLHKILGTPTTHGSLATQGTEIGEDDWHC; this is encoded by the exons ATGAGGTCCGTGGCCGAATTCTGGGTAGATCACCTCTTCCCAACGATCGGTGAAGCATTTGCAGaagttagaagagaagaaaagcgtCGTCTTGTCATGATGGGAGATTCAAAGGAACCTAAACCTATGACTCCAATTTCTAATCGTCCTACTGAAACCTCTGCTCTCATCTCCAAAGGTCCACAGCCACAAAAACGTGCTGGAAATGATTCTGGATCAACAAGACCATGGTGTAGTCACTGCAATCGTGTTGGTCATACAAAAGAAAAATGCTTCAAATTCCATGGCTATTCTGAAAAAAAACAGAAGGATAATAAGACTGCCATGTTATCCTCCACTACTGCTGATGATGTTCTTGATGTTCGCTTAACCAAAACACAGCTTGAGACTCTCCATAAGATACTTGGTACTCCCACTACTCATGGATCTCTAGCAACTCAAG GAACAGAAAtcggggaggatgattggcactgctaa
- the LOC107926345 gene encoding uncharacterized protein — MVDLHNVGTFNADTGFKADYLNELERMLEKALSNAMLKARPNIESRIRLLKRDWSIVYDMLNDQNNSGFGWDEHRQLVVVEDAVWDSYLNSHKDAGQFRHRSFPYYNKLTAIYVRDQATGKDAQTATDVIEEINVQDVHTADINEERNEFYDCEADVSLDEMDVSATEPQTDRNQGGSSSSKKKKSILMQLIIFLLHFMMLPLYWRKTCGPLANKSVGVLPLMW; from the exons ATggtggacttgcacaatgttggaacatttaatgctgataccgggtttaAAGCCGATTATTTAAACGAGCTGGAAAgaatgctagaaaaggctttatccaatgcaatgttgaaggctagacctaatattgaatcgaggattaggttactaaaaagggattggtcaatcgtgtatgacatgcttaatgaccaaaacaatagcggttttggttgggacgagcataggcagctcgttgttgttgaagatgcggtttgggactcttatttaaat agtcataaagaTGCCGGTCAATTCAGACATCGCAGTTTCCCTTACTACAACAAACTTACTGCCATATACGTAAGAGATCAAGCgactgggaaagatgctcaaacagccaCTGATgttattgaagaaataaatgttCAGGATGTACATACTGCAGATAttaatgaagaaagaaacgaattctatgactgcgaagctgatgTCTCTTTGGATGAGATGGATGTTTCTGCTACGGAGCCGCAAACAGATAgaaaccaagggggttcctcatcttcaaagaagaaaaaaagcatTCTGATGCAACtgatcatttttcttcttcatttcatgATGCTACCACTTTATTGGCGGAAAACATGCGGGCCATTGGCgaacaaatcagtaggagtattgcctctgATGTGGTAG
- the LOC107926560 gene encoding F-box/LRR-repeat protein 3 translates to MDTMLCDELLQEIFKRLPSTPSAALTVSLVSKRWLNLYRSSKTSLSLRFLPHNSMLVSLSSLLSYYPSLSSLSLVLSDSITNANSSTATAFTDHLLFIVSSSCSNLHHLRFLAGPVSVSSLFSLSRSCSQLTCITVSLSKPLYLSWIVSFPCLKDLCLYICPSGVNKFGSLLNEELDAEFGLETLFLSGIQAGDEGLGWLWRNCKRLKKLQLKNCASVGDGESFSSFILCVKGLQEVDFRKCRSIVDGVLLKLAENCGSLNSLLVYDGGSKEGLLEFINTCRCNLQKLDLRLPLDLNNTHLLAVAMNLRHLSTLKLQSCCLVTGEGLNTLGTALYNSLEELALINCDVVEREIGLLATLGQNLRMLRKLDLSYNELLVDKELTSMLISCNNLTDLKLRGCRKITGVTLFSMSKNIKCLQSVDIMNCPGIEAEAVEFLILNYSQMRQMVVEENKVSNIARTWALHKVIEVTSG, encoded by the coding sequence ATGGATACCATGTTATGTGATGAATTATTACAAGAAATATTCAAAAGGCTGCCATCAACACCATCAGCTGCTTTAACAGTGTCTTTAGTTTCAAAGCGCTGGCTTAACCTTTATAGAAGCTCAAAAACTTCACTTTCTCTCAGGTTTCTTCCTCACAATTCAATGCTTGTTTCTTTGTCTTCTCTTCTTTCTTATTATCCTTCACTTTCTTCTCTTTCTCTTGTATTATCTGATTCAATCACTAACGCCAATTCAAGCACTGCTACTGCTTTTACTGATCACCTTCTTTTCATAGTTTCTTCTTCTTGTTCTAATCTTCATCATCTCAGGTTCTTAGCTGGTCCAGTTTCtgtttcttctttattttcactATCAAGATCTTGTTCCCAACTTACTTGTATCACTGTTTCTTTATCTAAACCTCTTTATCTCAGCTGGATTGTGTCATTTCCCTGTTTGAAGGATTTGTGTTTGTATATATGCCCCAGTGGAGTTAATAAATTTGGGTCGCTTTTAAATGAGGAATTGGATGCAGAATTCGGTTTAGAAACCCTGTTTTTGTCTGGGATTCAAGCAGGTGATGAGGGTCTTGGTTGGCTATGGAGGAACTGTAAAAGGCTCAAGAAATTACAGCTAAAGAACTGTGCAAGTGTTGGTGATGGTGaatcattttcatcatttatCTTGTGTGTTAAAGGTCTTCAAGAAGTTGACTTTAGGAAATGTAGGAGTATTGTTGATGGGGTTTTATTAAAATTGGCTGAAAATTGTGGTTCATTGAATTCTCTATTGGTTTATGATGGAGGAAGCAAAGAAGGTTTACTTGAATTCATAAACACTTGCCGGTGTAATTTGCAGAAACTTGACCTTAGATTACCATTAGACCTCAACAACACTCATCTCTTAGCTGTTGCGATGAATTTAAGACATCTCTCAACACTTAAGCTTCAAAGTTGTTGTCTTGTTACAGGTGAAGGTCTAAATACACTTGGGACTGCCTTGTATAACAGTCTTGAAGAACTAGCATTGATAAACTGTGATGTTGTTGAAAGAGAGATAGGATTGTTAGCTACCTTGGGACAAAATTTAAGGATGTTGAGGAAATTAGACTTGTCTTATAATGAGTTATTGGTTGATAAAGAGCTCACTTCAATGCTAATTTCATGTAATAATCTGACAGATTTGAAGTTAAGAGGATGTAGGAAGATAACTGGTGTGACATTGTTTTCTATGTCTAAGAACATCAAGTGTTTACAAAGTGTTGATATCATGAATTGTCCTGGGATTGAAGCTGAGGCTGTTGAGTTCCTTATTTTGAACTATTCACAAATGAGACAAATGGTGGTTGAGGAGAACAAGGTTTCTAACATTGCAAGAACATGGGCATTGCATAAAGTTATAGAGGTAACTTCTGGTTGA